From Paenibacillus sp. FSL H8-0537:
ACGGGCTGATGTGATTAACACAGGTCCGCTCCATGTCGCGCTTAAGGTAGAAGGAAATGCAGGATCTATCTTGGTTGATGGTGAAATGACTATCGATTGGGAGCTTGCTTGCTCCAGATGCTTGGAAGCCGTTCAGGAGCATACAGTCATTCCTTTCTCCGAGCAGTTCGAGCCTGCGCCGAAACGTGGCAAAGACGAGGATGAGCAGGAAGAGGACGACGACAGCGACTTCATTGCGGTATCCGGTGAAAGATTGAATTTGCAGCCTTATGTGGAAGAGGCGCTTCAACTGTTTATGCCGTTTGCCCCGCTTTGCAAGAGTGATTGTAAAGGACTTTGTCACACATGCGGACAAAACTTAAATGAACAGACATGCGGTTGCAACAACGAGAAGCTTGACCATCGTTTTGCAGCACTACAGGATTTGTTCAAGGATCAATAGTGTATCGCTTCGCGAATATTGTGAAGGAGGTGTTAAACATGGCAGTACCTCAAAGAAGAACGTCCAAAACTCGCCGCGACAAACGTCGCACTCACTTTAAGTTGGCTGTACCAGGTATGGTAAAATGCGAGCAATGCGGAGAGCTGAAATTGGCTCATCACGTATGCAAAGTGTGCGGATATTACAAAACGAAAGAAATTATTGCTCAATAATTTCCGGGATCTCACAATGGCACTTCATCGCTTGGTGAGGTGCTGTTTTTTTGCACACGTTTAGCTCCTTATAGCAGCGCTTTCCGTTTCTTCGCGGGACGAAGCCGCCTTTAACCAGGCGGAAGTAACCGTCTGGGCTTGACTCGCTGCTTACAGAGGCTTTTTTTATAGAGAAGTTTAGTACCAGGTGATAATAGCAGACGTTGGTCTGTTGGACCGACGTTTTTATAAAATATATGATTGGTCAAAAAGCATTTTTTGCGCCTGCTTACACGCCAGTCCAAGGTGGTGCCGACGATCGAACGAATGCCCAAACGGCAGCGGCATCAGCTGCTTGCCAAACTAATGGAGGAAAATCCGTTCATGACAGACCGGGAGCTTACAAGGCATTTGAAGGTAAGCATCCAAACGATCCGCCTGGATCGGATGGAACTTGGTATTCCCGAACTGCGCGAGCGGCTGAAGCTGATGGCGGAGCGTTCGTACGATACGGTACGGTCATTGCCGCTTCATGAAGTTATAGGTGATATTGTTGATCTTCAGCTGAATAAAAGCGGAATTTCAATCTTTGAAATACGTGAGGAGCACGTTTTCTCGCGAACCGGCATTGCCCGGGGCCATCACGTTTTCGCCCAAGCCAATTCGCTGGCCGTCGCCATTATCGACAATCCTATCGCTTTAACGGTAACGGCGGACATTCGATTTATTCGCCCGGTAAAATTAGATGAAAAATGCATAGCGAAAGCCTATGTGAGGTCGATTTCCGGCGAACGCTCCAAAGCGAAGGTCGAAATTTTCACGTATGTTGGTGAAGAAATGGTTTTTCAAGGGAATTTTGTGATTTTCCGATCCGCGGGGGAGGCGGAGAATGAAGGAGGGGACGAACATGCGGATAGCCATTGATGCTATGGGCGGAG
This genomic window contains:
- the rpmF gene encoding 50S ribosomal protein L32, encoding MAVPQRRTSKTRRDKRRTHFKLAVPGMVKCEQCGELKLAHHVCKVCGYYKTKEIIAQ
- the fapR gene encoding transcription factor FapR, giving the protein MPKRQRHQLLAKLMEENPFMTDRELTRHLKVSIQTIRLDRMELGIPELRERLKLMAERSYDTVRSLPLHEVIGDIVDLQLNKSGISIFEIREEHVFSRTGIARGHHVFAQANSLAVAIIDNPIALTVTADIRFIRPVKLDEKCIAKAYVRSISGERSKAKVEIFTYVGEEMVFQGNFVIFRSAGEAENEGGDEHADSH
- a CDS encoding DUF177 domain-containing protein, with protein sequence MQFHVEETMSKRLKHTINESIDVAPLFEGRADVINTGPLHVALKVEGNAGSILVDGEMTIDWELACSRCLEAVQEHTVIPFSEQFEPAPKRGKDEDEQEEDDDSDFIAVSGERLNLQPYVEEALQLFMPFAPLCKSDCKGLCHTCGQNLNEQTCGCNNEKLDHRFAALQDLFKDQ